A window of Rhododendron vialii isolate Sample 1 chromosome 11a, ASM3025357v1 genomic DNA:
TGCCCGCCCGCCCAACCAAACAATCAGACCATCATTGGAGGAACCTTCTGAAGTTGGCCCCACAGAAGATTTAATTGTTAATTAAAACGGCTCTGATGTGAAAAACCTCCTAAAAAGGGAATGTTGTTTGGGGTCATGATCTTGAAATTAAAGTTGACTGTAACGCGGTTTAATAAAATGCGATTTTCTCTATTACTGTACTACTTGGCATTCCTTTGCTTTGGCTAATTGGTTTTTGATAATTGGATGTCCGGACACGCAAGCGTCTCAATTAACTCCGGGGCTTTTAAGTTAACAACCGAACAAACCTTCTAGTagcccaaaaatttaaaatatttggttTTTGTGGCATTCGAACGTGTGAACCCACGAGAGAAAACCACTTACGAGTATTATTTTCAATAATTACAAGTACCTCGAACAATTATCCCAAAAAATGTCCCGAAAAGAGAAATCACTGGTTCAAATTTACTGTGTCTataaatctcaaccattgatttctCCTCTAGAACATTTTTGGGATAATTTGTCGGGACGGGGAGAATTGTGGCATTGTTTCCTATGCCCACTTGGCCAAATTCTGAATTCTCTGGCTAGTTGTTAAATTGCTGTAATTTGACTAGTTGTTAAATGGCTGTAATGAAAGAGATGGGCGACTTTGACAGGTTAATGCTTAATTAAGAGACAGCTAGCTAGCGAAGCATCAAGAATTTCCATGTACCACAAAATTAAAGATATAATTATAGAGATGGTATGACCAATGTTTTTGTCTTTATGGTTGCACTTTCCTATTGCGGCACATGATCTCCTACGTACGTCTTTGGTGGACCATTAAGGAGGCTTCAGTCTGATTTTATTGGGGTTTGACAGCAAATTGAGAGCCAATAAATTAAGGGTCCATGCCGATGGAGAGCTCAATAGTGACACTTTCAAATTGTATTTGGATTGAAAACTTGTAGAGGTATTTATTGAGGGTAGAGAAAGGATGAAAGGCTTTGCCTCCAAAAATTTAAGATACGTTTGCATTGTGATTTATACTATTCCATCATTCTCAAATCCTTGAATGAAATATAGACAAGAGAATCACGTTGTGCCATCATCCCATCTACCACTGCTACGAAACATGACAAGAGAAATGGCATGGCCATTGGAGATTATTTTCAGTGAGGACTTGAGACAATTAATTGAGGTTGTTCTAATCTTGGGTTGTGAACCAAAATGTATGTGTATTAACTTGAAAAACTTTGAAAAGTCTAAGATGAGACTTATAGATAACCTATTTTGACTTTTTCTGAAGGAAATAAAAAGGATAATACATGCAAAATCTAACAACAATGTCAAAGTATAAACTCCAAGTGGTTGGCCTAGTATTCAAGTCTTTGGGGCTTAGGAGTTTGTTCTCTCTTAAAGTTTCAGGTTTGAAATCTCTTAGGTGTTATCAATTCTTTTGGGACGAGtccattacaatttacaaagcTGGCTTTAATTGAAGCCTCCGCAAGTAGGCTGTAGGATTGATTGATATAAGATTGATTTATCAAGATTAGTCGAAATGTACGAGAACTAACCcgaacacttgagttataaaaaaaacaaagtcaaAGTATAGCGTTTCGGCATTGCCAAAATCCATGGATTGTACTATAATGTTACGTCGTGTACAAAATGTTCAATTGACCCATTATTTATGAGGCTGGCTTGGGTTGGGTCAGACAAACTTTCAAGAACCCAAGTCCAGGTTTTTGGTTTCTtatttttggcaaaagaaaaaagtgcaCGTTTAGGTTCGGGGCCAGCCGATCCACTTTCTTTTTAAGAGTTCCCatcatttttaaattgataatattttttaatttatgaaattttatgtgatcgaaaaactgtttttaatataaataatatCCATATTGTATGTGAAATATATCATCATCAACTAAAAGATTTAAGTAactttatccggttagaataaaacgaagacaaaaaaattgatacgGAAGGCGTATTTATTTTGTAAAGACTTCATTGGGTTGTTAAAgcgtgaaaatcatttttcaaatgaaCGTACATCGTGAGTTGACTATTGACCATACGTgtggattattttttgtgttcATGCATGCTCTTCTTTTTACTAAGAGGAAAAACATAAAtgttccttcttcttcttcttcttcttttttttttgtgtgtgttgaaaGCAACATGAATGATccttaattaaaacaaaattttattttccagtTTCCAGCCACTAGTATTAATTTgtcccactcttttttttggttcactTTCTTCTTTTCAGAAATTTCCGATCCACGTAAAACTCCAgtaatgtttttattttgttttgggattaaattctttccaccaaATTAGGTGGAAAATCCCAAGTTTCCACCACCGGAATTTGCGGGTCCCATCGTGAATTTGTTAcattaatctgaaccgttcatcttgtaagaTTCGCAGAGCACTATATCCATGCAAAGAGTTAGCTCCATCAGATATTGATAGatttatcaaaattaaattttgatctGTAAAATGGACGGTATGATTCTTTAAAGTTAAGTTGTCCATAGCCTTCtatttcataaaccaaaattaaattttttatacatcTATTGATTGGATTTCcaatcaaaatgattttttgcatCGATTGCAGGTCCTACAAAATCAACGGTTCAAATCTCTACAATGAAAGCATGATGGGGCTCACAATAAGTGGTGGAAATCACGGATTTTCCACCTAAGatgaaaagaatttaatctcttttgtttttggaaaatgataatctcaaaactgtttttgttggtaccAAAACTTTAATGTAAAAAAGACTTGTACTATGTGCAATGTACAAAAATTTTATGTATAAAAGTTTTAGCACcaataaaaacaaatttgatattattactacccttatttttttttttataaagtaaAACCAGGCTTGGTTAGTTGGTACTCCtaaaaagggttttttttaaaagtaaaaccaGGCTTGGTTAGTTGGTACTCCTAAAAAGGGACAATCCAAAAACAAAGCATGGACCAATGACTGGATTGGATGATGTTCCTTATCCATCCCCAACCCAACTATCTTCTCTCGGATTGCAGACTCCCTCAGTCACTCACTCTCACTTTTACAGACGAGAGAGACGCATCGCAACGATGAACCCAATCCCTCCCTTTGAAACtcaaacaccaccaccaccaccaccaccaccaccccattTCTGAACATCATCAATCACACCCCCTTCTTCAACTTCAAATGGACGCCCTCTACGTTAACCCATCCCTCTCCCGCCTCAAACTCTCTCCCAAACTCTATCCCCTCCCCACTCCCCCGCTTCCACTCTCCACCCACCAATCCCTCCGCCTCCACCGCCACTCCACTGACGTCTTCACCCTTAGATCCTCCGCAGTCGAAAACCAGCAAACACAACCCACATACCAAGACTACGACCAAGACGAGACATACGGCGAAGTCAACAAAATCATCGGCAGCAGAGCACTCCAAAACGGGACCGGCATGGAGTACCTAATCGAGTGGAAAGACGATCACGCCCCTACCTGGGTCCCATCCAACTACATCGCAGCCGATGTCGTCGCCGAATACGAGACCCCCTGGTGGACCGCCGCCAAGAAAGCCGACGACTCCGCCTTGAACCAGCTCATCGCCACCGCCGACGGCAAAGACGTAGACGCCGTCGACGAAGCCGGCCGCACCGCCCTCCTCTTCGTCTCTGGCCTCGGCTCCGAGCCCTGCGTCAAAGCCCTGGCCGGAGCAGGCGCCGACATCAACCACCGAGAAAACAGCGCCGGCTTGACGGCTCTCCACATTGCAGCCGGCTACGTGAAACCGGGTGTGGCCAAGCTGTTAATTGAGCTGGGCGCGGACCCCGAGGCGGAAGACGACAGAGGACGGACGCCGTTGGATTTGGCCAGAGAGGTTCTGAAGGCGACCCCGATGGGGAATCCGATGCAATTCGCGAGAAGATTAGGGCTGGAGAATGTAATAAAGGTTTTGGAGGAGGCAATATTCGAGTACGCGGAGGTGCAAGAGATATTGGAGAAGAGAGGGAAAGGGGACAAGGTTGAGTACTTGGTGAAGTGGAAGGACGGTGGAGATAACGAGTGGGTGAAGGCGGTAGCGATCGGGGAGGATATGGTGAAGGATTTCGAGGCGGGGCTGGAATACGCTGTGGCGGAGTGCGTGGTGGGGAGGAGGGAAGGGGAGGAGGGACAAGGGAAGTGGGAGTATCTGGTGAAATGGACGGACATAGAGGAGGCCACGTGGGAGCCTGAGGAGAACGTTGATCCTGATCTCATCAAGGCGTTTGAGGAGAGCCATAACAGTACCAAGCAGAAGGATGAGGTTGGGGGCCCAGTTAAGTAGTGGTGGAACATGAAGGGCTTGGCctgcaattttttgttggaggGCTTTAATGTAATGGGCCTCcaacttagttttttttttttcctccttgaaATTGGATTTTAGTATTTGCTTGAGCTACTAGTTGCCAATCCGGAGTAAATTTTGCTCAAAGAAACAAGTCGGAGATGGGTGAATTGGTGTGAAATTGAGAGCACTCTCAAACTTTTCAAACGGTTCTTCAATTCTCTGATCTATTCCGGAGATGTATAAAGAATCGGAGTCATGTGTTGACACTCAACatacaaaatattttcttttgttgttttgtttgttcaACTTGCTGGGACTTAAACAGAGTTAAACTGATATGGTAATTCATAAGAGTCTCTGCCAAAAATTTTTCTCAAACTTTTGATTTCTATTTTAGTGTCCTTCTAACTTTTGAAAATAAGAGTCTCTGCTTCGAAAGAATTGTCCCAATGGCTTGCTTATGGCGCCTCTTCATAGGTATTAGGTCTTGAATTCATATATCATTCCTGTCTCTTATAATTTAACGTCGTAacattgttatttatttatttatttttgggtcaaacggaagTTCGTAACATTGTTATTGCCTTGGCTAGAAATTAGATGAAgttttttgaaggcctaaagcAAAATTAGCAGTTGGAAGCAAgatgaagttttttttgtccCTTTATTAGCAATCTCTTATCTTACAGATAGTCTAATCTTTTAAGATGGGAAGACTTTTTAGCAACAATAAACGCATTTTATTTGCAAATAATACACCTTTACTTGGGGAGTTTAGTTAACttactaaggccatccacagtgacataataaaaaattgataaccaaaaattgacacatcagcttttgattattcatttaagatgTTGCTAAGCTtaccaatgttgaggttcacagtGGTtgcttctagtccataactaaaataaagaggTCCACAACAATTTCActttttctctccccctctgtttcccgCTATTCACTTCTcttcatttacgtttttttgggcaaaaatatatcgattccctcccttaattttgggaaaaaatcggtgacttccttccctcttattatgaattttttttggaggggaaaaaataaaaacagaaaagaagagtgaaatacttTAATCCGACGACAATGGGTTGAAtggtagatgatcgagagatatgaacttcacttttggaggaaaagaaagagaaatagtttgtgagtAAAGTGGAAAAGATATAGAGTTGGCAAAGAAGAGAATaagaaaataccaattgaaacatgtgtgtatataaattttggaactagttaacttatgtgatgtggggttgaaaaattttgattattgaaaaatattgctagttttggttatccaaagcctaaaatttgattatttctaaggatgttgctaagtttgattataccattgtgagccattttttgcacaaacattgttaactttagaaataattggcttttgattataccactgcgGATGGCCTAATGACCATAATTTTGTTCGAGGTATAATCCTATGGATCATTGCTAGAATCTCATTTGGTTTGCAATATCACtcttttacatattatttgTCCCCATTCAATTTATTCCCTCCCATAAACCTAACATTCATTCAAACCTAACATTCATTCAATAGGTATCACCATAAAATATTAGTTCTAGATTTTAGAGAGGACGGAGCTTTCCTGTAATATGGGTAGCAACAACACATCTTGTTGCCATGTACAGGTGGAAACTTTTAAGAAGATCAACGTCACTTAAATTAAGACACGTTAAACACTTTTATGTCGATTCTCAAACATCAATTATGTTTTATCGTTAAAATTGAACGAACTCGATTTTCTAGAAAAAATGCTGTCTAGAGATTATTGTGTTAATTAACATCTAAAAATTATTCCAACAATAGATTTTGATTTGCATACGATTAAGTTGTTGAATACTTACTTACCCTAAAAATGTTTTTGAGCTTAAGAAAAGAAGTGgaacaaatccaaatcaaaatgagaacttgattttttgtcaattgcCCTGGGGGTGTAGGTAACATTGAGATTTCCTTTGTTTAGGAGCTTGATTTGGTAAACAGCTAGCAAACATCAAGCATTGAATACAGCCTGAACTTGGttttataagtatttttttgatttctcttggtGTGAGATATAGTagttaatctaaaaaattatatgaagaaaaaataaacaaaagatgtgagaagaaaaaaataggaaaggATATATAACCTACAGTAAAATTTATTATAGGCAATGATTTTGGTACTATTCAAATTACTAACGGGCACTTCAAAAGTGAAGTGCGAAGATGAATTCAAAAATTACCAAACCGTAAATGGGATTTGTTTTACCAAGGCGAGATTTCATTTCACCCTCGAAACCGTGAACATAACGCGCGTCGTATTCCGAAAGAATCAAAACATAGCACTTGGAACCTAGGAAATCCCAAATGACAAAACAAACTCTCTTTCCAGTAAAACCGCGTCTCTCCTCTCCTCGTTATTCCAAAACTATTCATCTCATCTCACCCCCCAGCCCAGACAGCTGAACCCaaagcccctctctctctcttgccgtCTGTTCCTTTTTAGGCTCCCCAAGTTCCCAATGCCCtaatctctttctcttcctcccCCTTTACCAACATAGAAGAGATATCTCTTACGTGCAACCATGGGGCTGGCAATGCACGCCAAATCGGACTCTGAGACGAGCATAGACGCCTCGTCGCCGCCACGTTCCCCACGCCGGACGCTTTACTACGTCCAGAGCCCCTCCCACTCCCACCACGATGCCGAGAAAATGTCCTACGCTTCTAGCCCTTTCGCATCCCCACCGCACCCTCACTACCACTGCTCCCCCATCCACCACTCTCGCGAGTCCTCCACCTCCCGCTTCTCCGCCGCTGCCCTCAAGCTCAACCATCCCGCCGCCTGGAAGAGGTTGCAGCAGCGCCGCCACCACGACGGCGGCGAGGATGACGGAGcggaggaggacgacgacgagtTGGGGCCCGGAAGAGGCAGCGCCATGAGGTTCTACGTGGTGTGCTTCGTGCTGTCGTTTGTGGTGCTGTTTACGGTTTTCTCTTTGATTTTGTGGGCTGCTAGCGCTCCTTACCAGCCTAAAATCTTTGTACAGGTTAGTTTTTGGAACAAAAACACTCATGATTTTCTTCTGTATTCCCGATTCTCTTGCGTCCGAGTCAACTCCGAAACTCGGTCATGTGTAAACGCTGCTCTCTAATTTgggaaattgtttattttttagtgcTAAATGTCTTGaaaataaaagtatttttcttgaTGTTCACTTTTCTTTGGTCAAAGCACGTAAATGTAGAAAAGTTTAATTGGGAATGGTCCGCATTTACTCTCGCACATATACTTGGATGCATGTGAACCCATGTACATCTAATAGATCCGGACGCAGTTGTGGACGATAGATAGTTCTGTAGGACTGTAGCGTACAATTCTGTGACATCTTCATACTCGAAAATAGGATTTGAAAAATGTGAATGAAATGGAGTACTTGTCATATTTGGAGAGTACCAAATCTCCTCATCTCAAATGGAGGCAAAAATtagcaacaaaagaaaaatgaaaatcgtAAGCCATTTTTCAGACTGGTTTTGCTTGAGGtttcaatagttttttttgggtctaGGGCCGTAAACAAGCTGAGCCGAGCTctgtcgagctcgagctcggttggtttactaaatgagccaaaaattcgagctcgagccttaacgaggcaagcttagtcatttactaaacgagcctctcttaatgagccgagctttggTCGAAAATGAGTcaaaaactcgagcttgagttcggctcatttactaagcGAGCCGAGCTGAGCCAAGCTCGCGAGCAGTTTGGTTCGTATAGATCCTCCCGCAACCATTTCATGCGGGCCCCCTAGGGTTACTGGCAATAGGAATCCAACTTGAGAACTTAAGATGAAGCAAAGTTCCTAAGTCACATGGGTCTTGGCCAACAATGTCGGCCTGGCATTTTTTGGGGCCTAAAGCGTACTTCAGAAAATAAGGCCCTTATTAATGTACATAACAAACAAAACGATAACTATATAAAACGACTTCGATAGGTAGTCAACAAGATAAAACTTCAATATCATACATCATGacaaaaatttgaaacactttcAAAATGATGCCTCAATTTCAATGGATCTCAATTTTATGGACCAATAGTAAAGATCTGCTACGTAATTTTGGGGGCCCCTCGTTTTAGGAAATTTTCGGAGACCCAAAGCGATTGCTTTGCTTGCTTCTGTTTAGGGCCAGCACTGTTGGCCAACCCCTTGTGTTTACGTTTCaatagttggattttgggtttttaATTTGCTTGAACTTTTGTATAAATCAAACCAATCCCAAACCGCAACGAGTCCGTGATGTGAATCCGTCACATTTTACTTACTAGTGCTTTCTTATTTATTGGAGTACTATTTTCTTGGTTTTAAAAATTGTGTTGGTGTGTGTGTTGCGCAGGGGATGGTGTTCCAGAGCTTCAACACTCAAGCGGGGATGGATGATTCAGGAGTGCCAACGGATATGCTGACTCTGAATTCAACGGTCAGAATTTTCTACAGGAACCCGGCTACTTTCTTCGGGGTGCACGTCACCTCTACTCCACTTGAGCTTCACTATTACCAGCTTAAGGTTGCTACGGGATATGTAAGTCCCTTCTCCATACCATAATAAATACATATGTACTATAATTCTATGTGTATGCATTTATGTATATCGTACAGTGATCCCGAATCACAAGTTGAATTGAGAGCCATTTTGAAATCTTAGCCGGTAGTGTTGAAACTCGGAAATCTGGCAATGGTGGTCCATGTTTCCTAgaaagttgagagagagaggagaaaagttATGCCTTGGACAATGTGAATGTGAAAGGCTACAATAGTCTTCATTTGGGAGAGGATGTAATGGGGGCCAGATTCGACTGCAAAACTAATTGGTTGGCACTGATGTGGGCATGTGGGGACCATGGCATTGTGTGAAAGGAGTTGGGTTAGATTCGAgatttttgaaatgaaaatggaTTTGATTACATTGGGGTTGTAGTAATACCAAAATTTATGATGTCCTACCTACATATTAAATGCCGTCAACCAAATTTGATGGTGGAAAATGTGGGAGATTACTATTTGCCTGGGTTATAAAAAGGTATGGTATGTTACATTAACTCGTTGTGAGACTGTGAGTATGGTGCGTGTCGTGAGCCAAATCTCCCAATACGTTTGAGTGCTTGATGGGGGCATGTTACTCACAAAGTCACAACCTTTGGAAAATTGGAAGGGAACACCAAATTTTCTTGCTTGTTTGACAAAAAGATACAAACATACCCACGGTTGAAAGCAAACCAATAGCTGATGGCATAAAAGAAGATATATGTGGGAGTCCATGTTTCTAGATGGTTTCACC
This region includes:
- the LOC131306307 gene encoding signal recognition particle 43 kDa protein, chloroplastic — translated: MDALYVNPSLSRLKLSPKLYPLPTPPLPLSTHQSLRLHRHSTDVFTLRSSAVENQQTQPTYQDYDQDETYGEVNKIIGSRALQNGTGMEYLIEWKDDHAPTWVPSNYIAADVVAEYETPWWTAAKKADDSALNQLIATADGKDVDAVDEAGRTALLFVSGLGSEPCVKALAGAGADINHRENSAGLTALHIAAGYVKPGVAKLLIELGADPEAEDDRGRTPLDLAREVLKATPMGNPMQFARRLGLENVIKVLEEAIFEYAEVQEILEKRGKGDKVEYLVKWKDGGDNEWVKAVAIGEDMVKDFEAGLEYAVAECVVGRREGEEGQGKWEYLVKWTDIEEATWEPEENVDPDLIKAFEESHNSTKQKDEVGGPVK
- the LOC131308520 gene encoding uncharacterized protein LOC131308520, with amino-acid sequence MGLAMHAKSDSETSIDASSPPRSPRRTLYYVQSPSHSHHDAEKMSYASSPFASPPHPHYHCSPIHHSRESSTSRFSAAALKLNHPAAWKRLQQRRHHDGGEDDGAEEDDDELGPGRGSAMRFYVVCFVLSFVVLFTVFSLILWAASAPYQPKIFVQGMVFQSFNTQAGMDDSGVPTDMLTLNSTVRIFYRNPATFFGVHVTSTPLELHYYQLKVATGYMKKFYQSRKSQRVVVTVVSGNQVPLYGGIPLLSGAKDHLESVSVPLNLTFVMRSRAYILGRLVKPKFYSSITCQVTLEGNRLGKHLNLANSCIHKE